One window of the Flavobacteriaceae bacterium YJPT1-3 genome contains the following:
- a CDS encoding fumarate reductase/succinate dehydrogenase flavoprotein subunit encodes MAILDSKVPSGPLADKWTKHKNEIDLVNPANKRNIDVIVVGTGLAGGSAAATLAELGYNVKTFCYQDSPRRAHSIAAQGGINAAKNYQGDGDSNYRLFYDTVKGGDYRSREANVYRLAEVSSNIIDQCVAQGVPFAREYGGLLDNRSFGGVLVSRTFYAKGQTGQQLLLGAYSAMNRQINRGKIKPFNRHEMLDLVLVDGKARGIIARNLVTGEIERHSAHAVVLASGGYGNVFYLSTNAMGSNVMAAWRAHRRGAYFANPCFTQIHPTCIPVSGEHQSKLTLMSESLRNDGRIWVPKKKEDAEAIRAGKLRPTQLKEEDRDYYLERRYPAFGNLVPRDVASRAAKERCDAGYGVNKTGEAVYLDFASAIKRYGKEKALTSGIKNPTDEEIKKLGDEVIESKYGNLFEMYEKIVDENPYETPMMIYPAVHYTMGGLWVDYNLMTTIPGCYAAGEANFSDHGANRLGASALMQGLADGYFVLPYTIGDYLADDIRTGPISTESEAFAKAEQDVRERIEKLMSGSGEHSVDYYHKKLGKIMWNKCGMSRNAKELQEAIDEIAALRNDFWANVRVTGSADTKNQELEKAGRVADFLELGELFAKDALTRNESCGGHFREEYQTPEGEALRDDENFKFVSAWEYKGEPKDAVLHKEELTYENIELKTRSYK; translated from the coding sequence ATGGCTATTTTAGATTCAAAAGTACCTTCAGGACCACTGGCAGATAAGTGGACCAAACATAAAAACGAAATTGACCTGGTCAATCCGGCCAACAAGCGTAATATCGACGTCATTGTGGTAGGTACCGGACTGGCCGGAGGATCAGCAGCAGCTACGCTGGCGGAGCTGGGCTACAACGTAAAGACCTTCTGTTATCAGGACTCACCACGTCGGGCGCATTCCATCGCTGCTCAGGGCGGGATCAATGCTGCTAAGAACTACCAGGGGGACGGAGATTCCAACTACCGCCTGTTTTACGACACCGTTAAAGGAGGCGATTACCGCTCGCGGGAAGCGAACGTCTACCGCCTGGCTGAAGTATCCAGCAACATCATTGACCAGTGTGTGGCACAAGGCGTGCCTTTCGCCCGGGAATACGGAGGATTGCTCGACAACCGTTCCTTTGGAGGGGTGTTGGTTTCGCGAACCTTCTACGCCAAGGGTCAAACCGGACAGCAATTGCTGCTAGGTGCCTATTCAGCGATGAACCGTCAGATCAATCGCGGAAAGATCAAACCCTTCAACCGTCACGAAATGCTCGACCTGGTTTTGGTCGACGGCAAAGCCCGAGGGATCATTGCTCGTAATTTGGTAACTGGGGAGATCGAAAGACACAGTGCCCATGCGGTGGTATTGGCTTCCGGAGGGTATGGAAACGTATTTTATCTCTCCACCAATGCCATGGGGAGTAATGTCATGGCCGCCTGGAGAGCGCACCGAAGAGGAGCTTATTTTGCTAACCCTTGCTTTACGCAAATCCACCCTACCTGTATTCCGGTTTCCGGAGAGCATCAAAGTAAATTAACCTTGATGTCAGAATCGCTACGTAATGACGGGCGTATCTGGGTACCGAAGAAGAAAGAAGATGCCGAGGCCATACGTGCTGGCAAGTTGCGTCCTACGCAATTGAAAGAAGAAGACCGGGATTACTACCTGGAGCGTCGCTACCCGGCCTTCGGTAACCTGGTGCCACGAGACGTTGCCTCCCGTGCTGCCAAAGAGCGTTGCGATGCTGGTTATGGGGTCAACAAGACCGGCGAAGCCGTATATCTGGATTTCGCTTCTGCGATCAAGCGCTACGGAAAAGAAAAAGCACTGACTTCGGGGATCAAAAATCCTACGGACGAAGAGATCAAAAAATTAGGCGACGAGGTGATCGAATCTAAGTACGGGAACCTTTTCGAAATGTACGAGAAGATCGTAGATGAGAATCCGTATGAAACCCCAATGATGATCTATCCTGCGGTGCACTACACCATGGGCGGTCTTTGGGTAGATTACAACCTCATGACCACCATTCCGGGCTGTTATGCGGCCGGAGAAGCCAACTTCTCTGACCACGGGGCTAACCGACTGGGAGCTTCGGCCCTGATGCAGGGTCTGGCTGACGGTTATTTTGTACTGCCCTACACCATTGGGGACTACCTGGCCGACGATATTCGTACCGGCCCTATTTCGACCGAGTCGGAAGCTTTCGCGAAAGCGGAACAAGATGTACGCGAGCGTATCGAGAAATTGATGAGTGGAAGTGGAGAACACTCCGTAGACTATTACCACAAGAAGCTCGGAAAGATCATGTGGAACAAATGCGGAATGTCGCGTAACGCCAAGGAATTGCAGGAGGCCATTGATGAGATCGCTGCCCTGCGTAACGATTTCTGGGCCAATGTACGCGTGACCGGATCTGCAGATACTAAAAATCAGGAATTGGAGAAAGCAGGACGTGTCGCCGACTTCCTCGAACTGGGCGAGTTATTTGCCAAGGATGCACTGACGCGAAATGAATCCTGTGGCGGTCACTTTAGAGAGGAATACCAAACCCCCGAAGGAGAGGCCCTACGTGATGACGAGAACTTTAAGTTCGTGTCCGCCTGGGAGTATAAGGGAGAGCCTAAAGATGCGGTATTGCATAAGGAGGAACTGACCTATGAAAATATTGAGTTGAAAACAAGAAGCTATAAATAA
- a CDS encoding succinate dehydrogenase cytochrome b subunit — MGILSSTIARKVAMALSGLFLVVFLAQHFTINFTSVIAPETFNEWSHFMGTNFLVQGVLQPILIAGVIFHFVMGIILELRSKKARSVSYVEYKGNRNSSWVSRNMILSGAVVLAFLGLHFYDFWIPEMIYKYVENNPEDPTRYLEETVHKFEDPIRVGIYVFSFVLLAMHLWHGFASSFQTMGVNNKFSGGIKAFTKIYAVAIPAGFIFIALYHHFNQLPH, encoded by the coding sequence ATGGGAATACTTTCCTCTACCATTGCTCGTAAAGTAGCGATGGCCTTATCAGGACTATTTTTAGTCGTTTTTCTTGCCCAGCATTTTACGATCAATTTTACTTCGGTCATCGCCCCGGAAACCTTTAATGAATGGTCTCATTTTATGGGGACTAATTTTTTAGTGCAAGGCGTACTCCAGCCCATTTTGATCGCAGGAGTGATCTTCCATTTTGTGATGGGGATTATTTTGGAATTACGCAGTAAGAAAGCCCGTTCCGTAAGTTATGTGGAATACAAAGGGAATCGTAATTCGAGTTGGGTATCTCGAAACATGATCCTCAGTGGAGCCGTCGTACTGGCCTTTCTCGGACTCCATTTTTATGACTTCTGGATCCCGGAAATGATCTACAAATACGTGGAAAATAATCCGGAGGATCCCACAAGATACCTGGAGGAAACCGTGCACAAGTTTGAAGATCCCATTCGTGTAGGCATTTATGTATTTTCCTTTGTACTTCTGGCAATGCACCTGTGGCACGGCTTTGCGTCCTCTTTTCAAACCATGGGGGTCAACAATAAATTCAGCGGAGGTATTAAAGCCTTCACCAAAATCTATGCGGTAGCGATTCCGGCAGGCTTTATTTTTATTGCCCTGTATCATCATTTCAATCAGCTACCTCACTAA
- a CDS encoding multidrug transporter → MKNKYVLTGLAVVALLLGSCAADDTADIVINNTDNSVTNIDNSTDGDGDNGGDTTGQDINLEGTFANDLTLEMGNNYTITGPVVMAPGTRLTIPAGMTIEADASGGADVYIAISQGAEIIAQGTASQPIVITSNATAPAAGDWGGLIILGRAPINSTSGGATATSEIGGLPYGGADASDYSGVIQYVRLEYTGGKADGQSENNGFSFYGVGNATVVDHIQAYIGADDGVEFFGGTVNARFVSVIGSQDDSIDWTEGYTGTLTDVYVEHLGSAEFDKGIEADGFNTDIGNNSDPLYFSFPTINNLTIIGTGSTNGNEAIRLRAGTRVEMNNVLLQGFDEGIDMDGDMGNSPTGQGVVDGETQVNDITFTDVIVRLKNDTGFTFGEAELFTGIGNGTGTDYATWGAGWTASN, encoded by the coding sequence ATGAAAAACAAGTATGTATTAACCGGTTTAGCAGTAGTGGCGCTTCTATTAGGCTCCTGTGCCGCAGACGACACTGCAGATATTGTGATCAACAATACCGACAATAGTGTAACCAACATTGATAACAGCACTGACGGTGATGGTGACAATGGTGGTGATACCACAGGTCAGGATATCAACCTGGAAGGGACTTTTGCCAATGACCTTACTTTAGAAATGGGTAATAACTATACGATCACCGGACCGGTAGTCATGGCACCCGGAACACGCCTAACCATTCCGGCTGGAATGACGATCGAGGCTGACGCTAGCGGAGGCGCCGACGTATATATCGCGATTTCTCAAGGCGCGGAAATTATCGCTCAAGGGACAGCTTCTCAGCCCATAGTGATCACTTCGAATGCTACTGCTCCTGCCGCAGGTGACTGGGGAGGTCTTATCATCTTGGGGCGCGCTCCTATCAATTCAACTTCTGGGGGTGCGACAGCCACCTCTGAAATTGGTGGTCTTCCTTACGGAGGGGCCGATGCTTCTGATTACTCGGGGGTTATTCAATACGTACGCTTAGAGTATACCGGTGGAAAAGCAGACGGTCAGTCTGAAAACAACGGATTCTCCTTCTACGGCGTTGGTAATGCAACTGTAGTCGATCACATTCAAGCTTACATAGGCGCTGACGATGGTGTGGAATTCTTTGGCGGTACCGTTAATGCACGTTTTGTGTCGGTAATTGGATCACAAGATGACTCTATTGACTGGACCGAAGGTTATACGGGAACCCTTACCGATGTCTATGTAGAGCATCTGGGATCTGCAGAATTCGATAAAGGAATTGAAGCCGATGGATTCAATACCGATATTGGAAACAACTCTGATCCTTTGTATTTCTCCTTTCCAACGATCAACAATCTGACCATCATTGGAACCGGTTCTACCAATGGCAACGAAGCCATTCGCCTTCGCGCCGGTACCCGAGTGGAAATGAACAATGTACTTCTTCAAGGTTTTGATGAAGGTATCGACATGGACGGTGATATGGGGAATAGCCCTACCGGACAAGGCGTTGTCGATGGTGAAACCCAAGTGAACGACATTACCTTTACAGACGTAATAGTACGTCTTAAGAATGACACCGGATTCACCTTTGGTGAAGCCGAACTATTCACCGGGATCGGTAATGGAACAGGAACAGATTATGCGACTTGGGGCGCGGGCTGGACGGCTTCTAACTAA
- a CDS encoding inorganic phosphate transporter encodes MDNIYIIMLVALAILAVADLVVGVSNDAVNFLNSAIGSKAVTFKTLMIVASVGIAFGALSSSGMMEVARKGIFVPGEFYFNEIMVIFMAVMVTDILLLDFFNTLGLPTSTTVSIVFELLGAAVCMALIKIADNDDTFLQLGKYINNDKAIEIILGILLSVAIAFTVGAVIQFFTRLLLTFNFEEKPQWMAAVFGGLAIASIGYFIIIKGLKGTSFSSGSFFEWANTHTWSFIGASFVVWSIIAYLFGALFKVNVYKMIIVLGTFALAMAFAGNDLVNFIGVPIAAYQAYDFWLASGIPAEEFTMEILAAKVATPELLLLIAGVVMVLTLWFSKKARRVVKTSVDLARQDEGTERFAPNSLSRGLVRAFMGLNKGFYAILPQSGKNFIASRFVKARPKNKLLAIDMPAFDMVRAAVNLMVASVLISLATSMKLPLSTTYVTFMVTMGTSLADRAWGSESAVYRVAGVLNVIGGWFFTAISAFVAAAVMAFLLYHGGLIALFALFALAVFLLVRNYINHKKREKVEEEEGRLLRAVSSSVQGIINESTSNVASVFKRGSGVYSSTINGLARVDLSTLKKSKKGISKLNKEVEELRNNLYYFIKNLDESHVEASRFYIDVLGYLQDVTQSIEYISTSSYNHINNNHKGLTFIQIKDLKEVEQLINKLFEDIKEVFKAKDFERLVPIINDKSSLESRISKKIESQVERTRNTESSPKNTMLYISLLQESKDMVSATMSLLEHYYVEYKTHL; translated from the coding sequence ATGGATAATATCTACATCATCATGCTTGTCGCTTTGGCCATCTTAGCCGTTGCTGATTTAGTCGTGGGTGTCAGTAATGACGCAGTCAATTTCCTCAATTCAGCCATTGGTTCTAAAGCGGTCACCTTTAAAACCCTGATGATCGTGGCCAGCGTAGGTATTGCGTTTGGCGCCTTATCCAGTAGTGGGATGATGGAAGTAGCGCGTAAAGGCATTTTTGTGCCTGGAGAATTCTATTTCAATGAAATTATGGTCATTTTTATGGCCGTGATGGTCACGGACATCCTCTTACTTGATTTTTTCAATACCCTGGGCCTCCCTACTTCGACCACCGTATCCATTGTCTTTGAACTGCTGGGTGCGGCCGTGTGTATGGCCCTGATCAAAATAGCCGATAATGACGATACCTTCCTGCAGTTAGGGAAGTACATCAATAACGATAAGGCGATTGAAATCATTTTGGGCATCCTGCTTTCGGTAGCCATTGCCTTTACCGTAGGAGCGGTCATTCAGTTTTTCACGCGCCTGCTGCTCACTTTCAATTTTGAAGAAAAACCCCAGTGGATGGCTGCGGTCTTTGGCGGACTGGCCATCGCCTCCATTGGATACTTTATCATCATTAAGGGCCTTAAAGGAACCAGCTTTAGCTCGGGCAGCTTTTTCGAATGGGCCAATACGCATACCTGGTCCTTTATCGGGGCAAGTTTTGTGGTATGGTCGATTATCGCTTACCTCTTTGGAGCACTCTTCAAGGTGAATGTTTATAAAATGATCATCGTGCTGGGCACATTCGCTCTGGCCATGGCCTTTGCCGGCAATGACCTGGTGAATTTTATTGGGGTGCCTATTGCGGCGTATCAGGCCTATGACTTCTGGCTGGCCAGCGGCATCCCGGCGGAGGAGTTTACCATGGAAATCTTAGCGGCTAAAGTGGCCACCCCAGAACTTTTACTACTGATCGCCGGAGTCGTCATGGTGCTTACCCTATGGTTCTCTAAGAAAGCACGACGGGTCGTTAAAACCTCAGTTGATCTGGCTCGCCAGGATGAAGGAACCGAACGCTTCGCTCCCAATTCGCTATCTCGCGGGCTCGTTCGTGCGTTTATGGGGCTCAATAAAGGCTTTTACGCCATACTTCCGCAAAGCGGTAAAAACTTCATCGCTTCCCGCTTTGTCAAGGCCCGTCCAAAAAATAAATTACTGGCGATCGACATGCCCGCTTTTGATATGGTGCGGGCTGCAGTAAATCTCATGGTGGCTAGTGTACTGATCTCCTTAGCGACCTCTATGAAATTACCCCTATCCACCACCTATGTCACCTTTATGGTGACCATGGGTACTTCTCTGGCTGATCGGGCCTGGGGGAGCGAAAGTGCGGTGTATCGTGTGGCTGGAGTACTCAACGTCATTGGAGGTTGGTTCTTTACGGCTATCAGTGCCTTTGTTGCGGCCGCGGTCATGGCCTTTTTACTCTATCACGGTGGATTGATCGCCTTGTTTGCCCTTTTTGCATTGGCTGTTTTCCTTTTGGTGCGTAACTACATCAATCATAAAAAGCGGGAAAAAGTAGAAGAAGAGGAAGGCCGACTGCTGCGAGCGGTGAGTTCTTCTGTACAAGGCATCATTAACGAGAGTACCTCCAATGTGGCCTCGGTATTTAAGCGCGGAAGCGGAGTGTACAGCAGCACGATTAACGGCTTGGCTCGTGTGGATCTTTCTACGCTGAAAAAGAGCAAGAAGGGTATCAGCAAACTGAATAAGGAGGTAGAAGAACTACGGAATAACCTTTACTATTTCATTAAGAACCTGGACGAATCCCACGTGGAGGCCAGTCGATTCTATATTGATGTACTGGGTTATTTACAAGATGTCACCCAATCGATAGAGTACATCAGTACGTCCAGCTACAATCACATCAACAACAATCACAAAGGACTGACCTTCATCCAGATCAAAGATCTGAAAGAAGTGGAGCAATTGATCAACAAACTGTTTGAAGATATCAAAGAGGTCTTTAAGGCTAAAGATTTTGAACGTTTGGTACCCATCATTAATGATAAGAGTTCGCTAGAGTCGCGTATTTCCAAAAAGATCGAAAGTCAGGTGGAGCGCACACGCAATACCGAATCCAGTCCAAAGAATACCATGCTCTACATCAGTCTGCTTCAGGAATCCAAAGACATGGTTTCAGCGACCATGAGTCTCTTAGAACATTACTACGTAGAATATAAAACGCATCTGTAG
- a CDS encoding succinate dehydrogenase/fumarate reductase iron-sulfur subunit codes for MKLNLKIWRQQSNSAKGGIQNYTLDGVEGDMSFLEMLDILNEELITKGEEPVEFDHDCREGICGSCSLQINGEPHGPEHMTTTCQLHMRKFNDGDTITIEPFRAKAFPVIKDLIVDRSAFDRIQQAGGYISVNTSGNTVDANAIPIEKDNADDSFYAATCIGCGACVAACKNASAMLFTSAKVSQFALLPQGRVEATERVRAMVRQMDLEGFGHCSNTGACELECPKGISLENIARMNREYLTASVKE; via the coding sequence ATGAAATTGAATCTAAAAATTTGGCGACAGCAAAGTAATTCTGCGAAAGGCGGAATTCAGAACTATACCCTCGACGGTGTGGAAGGCGATATGTCGTTCTTAGAGATGTTGGATATTCTCAATGAAGAATTGATCACTAAAGGCGAAGAGCCGGTCGAATTTGATCACGATTGTCGTGAGGGAATTTGCGGGAGCTGTTCGCTTCAGATCAATGGCGAGCCCCACGGTCCCGAGCACATGACCACGACCTGTCAATTGCACATGCGAAAGTTTAACGATGGAGATACCATCACCATCGAGCCGTTTAGAGCCAAAGCATTTCCGGTGATCAAAGACTTGATCGTTGATCGCAGCGCTTTCGACCGTATTCAGCAGGCAGGTGGGTACATCTCGGTAAATACCTCTGGGAATACGGTAGATGCTAATGCCATCCCGATCGAAAAGGACAATGCAGACGATTCTTTCTATGCAGCGACCTGCATTGGTTGTGGAGCTTGTGTGGCGGCCTGTAAGAACGCCAGTGCCATGCTCTTTACTTCTGCTAAAGTTTCCCAGTTCGCCTTACTTCCACAAGGAAGAGTAGAGGCCACAGAGCGTGTGCGCGCCATGGTACGTCAAATGGATTTGGAAGGATTTGGACACTGCAGTAACACGGGAGCTTGTGAGCTGGAATGTCCTAAAGGGATCTCTCTGGAGAACATTGCCCGGATGAATCGCGAGTATTTGACCGCAAGTGTGAAAGAGTAA
- a CDS encoding ribonucleotide-diphosphate reductase subunit beta, giving the protein MSEAVEPILQENENRFVIFPIQHKDIWEWYKKSEASFWTAEEIDLSSDLPDWKEKLTKDERYFIKHILAFFAASDGIVNENLAENFVNEVQYSEAKFFYGFQIMMENIHSETYSLLIDTYVKDEEEKDKLFKAIENFPAIKKKADWALKWIDSPSFAERLIAFAAVEGIFFSGAFCSIFWLKKRGLMPGLTFSNELISRDEGVHCDFAVHLHNNHLVNKVPKERIREILVDALNIEREFITESLPVSLIGMNAKLMAQYLEFVTDRLLVELGCEKEYNTANPFDFMEMISLQGKTNFFEKRVSEYQKAGVAGNSGGKEGQEISFDANF; this is encoded by the coding sequence ATGAGCGAAGCGGTAGAACCAATCCTACAAGAGAATGAGAATCGATTTGTGATCTTCCCGATCCAACACAAAGACATTTGGGAATGGTACAAAAAGTCGGAAGCGAGCTTTTGGACGGCGGAAGAAATCGACTTAAGTTCTGACTTACCGGACTGGAAGGAGAAGTTGACTAAAGACGAGCGCTATTTCATCAAACACATACTTGCCTTTTTTGCAGCCTCTGACGGTATCGTCAATGAAAACCTGGCGGAGAATTTCGTCAATGAGGTGCAGTATTCTGAAGCTAAATTCTTCTATGGTTTCCAGATCATGATGGAAAATATCCATTCAGAAACCTATTCTCTCTTGATCGATACCTACGTGAAAGATGAAGAAGAAAAAGATAAATTATTCAAGGCCATCGAGAACTTCCCAGCCATTAAGAAAAAAGCTGACTGGGCCCTGAAATGGATCGACAGCCCCAGTTTTGCGGAGCGTTTGATCGCTTTTGCTGCGGTGGAGGGAATCTTCTTTTCAGGAGCTTTCTGCTCTATTTTCTGGCTGAAGAAGCGTGGTCTCATGCCCGGATTGACTTTCTCCAATGAGTTGATCTCCAGAGATGAAGGAGTACACTGTGATTTTGCGGTGCATCTCCACAACAATCATCTGGTGAACAAAGTACCCAAAGAGCGTATCCGCGAGATCTTAGTGGATGCCTTGAACATCGAACGCGAATTCATCACAGAATCCCTACCCGTGAGTTTGATTGGGATGAATGCCAAACTGATGGCTCAGTATCTGGAATTCGTAACCGATCGCTTATTGGTCGAATTGGGATGTGAAAAAGAATACAACACGGCCAATCCATTCGATTTTATGGAGATGATCTCCCTACAAGGGAAGACTAATTTCTTTGAAAAGCGAGTGAGTGAATATCAGAAGGCCGGTGTTGCCGGTAATAGTGGAGGAAAAGAGGGTCAAGAGATCAGTTTTGACGCCAATTTCTAA
- a CDS encoding nicotinic acid mononucleotide adenyltransferase, which yields MKKYMMIIAVALLGMGVYAQDTVKNDYVLEGDLIKATLYHDNGLVSQTGYYTKKGKLQGQWTSFDREGVKTAVAQYDNGEKVGKWFFWTGNILREVDYQDSRIAEVTTYETVNQRIVSID from the coding sequence ATGAAAAAATACATGATGATTATTGCAGTTGCGCTCCTAGGAATGGGCGTTTATGCACAGGATACCGTAAAGAATGACTATGTTTTGGAAGGGGATCTGATCAAGGCCACCTTATATCATGATAATGGACTTGTGAGTCAGACGGGATACTACACCAAAAAAGGAAAATTACAAGGTCAATGGACCAGTTTTGATCGAGAGGGTGTAAAAACAGCCGTCGCTCAATACGATAATGGAGAAAAAGTTGGCAAGTGGTTCTTTTGGACCGGGAATATCTTACGGGAAGTCGATTATCAGGATTCCAGAATTGCTGAGGTCACAACCTATGAGACCGTCAATCAGCGTATCGTGAGTATTGATTAA
- a CDS encoding ribonucleoside-diphosphate reductase subunit alpha — translation MYVLKRDGRREPVMFDKITARVRKLCYGLNELVDPVRISMRVIEGLYDNVTTSELDTLAAETAATMTTTHPDYAKLAARISVSNLHKNTKKTFSEVMTDLYEYVNPRTGKKAPLIADDVYAVIQEHKDKLDSMIIYNRDFGYDYFGFKTLERSYLLKINGNIAERPQHMLMRVSLGIHLDDLDAVKETYELMSKKFFTHATPTLFNSGTPKPQMSSCFLLTMQDDSIDGIYDTLKQTAKISQSAGGIGLSIHNIRATGSYIGGTNGTSNGIVPMLRVYNDTARYVDQGGGKRKGSFAIYMEPWHADIFEFLDLKKNHGKEEMRARDLFYAMWISDLFMKRVQEDGEWTLMCPNECPGLYDCHSEEFEKLYTEYEAAGKGRKTIKARELWEKILESQIETGTPYMLYKDAANRKSNQQNLGTIRSSNLCTEILEYTSKDEVAVCNLASIALPMFVKDGEFDHKELFRITKRVTRNLNKVIDRNYYPIKEARNSNMRHRPIGLGVQGLADTFIKLRLPFTSDEAKKLNQDIFETLYYAAVTASMELAQEEGPYESYEGSPISRGEFQHNLWNIKDEELSGRWDWAKLRKEIKKNGVRNSLLVAPMPTASTSQILGNNEAFEPYTSNIYTRRVLSGEFIVVNKHLLEDLVELNLWSDELKQAIMRANGSIQHIDIIPQELKELYKTVWELSMKDIIDMSRHRGYFIDQSQSLNLFMENANFAKLTSMHFYAWQSGLKTGMYYLRTKSAVDAIKFTLDNKKKAQPTASEQQVAARAAQKMTAAQAKPQPVEEPAQPVEMQAVEQMQVLQQEQSKAKAKEVDTTPMSADEMKEIIARAKAAEGDDDCLMCGS, via the coding sequence ATGTATGTATTAAAAAGGGATGGGCGCAGAGAACCCGTAATGTTTGACAAGATCACTGCACGGGTGCGAAAATTGTGTTATGGTCTGAACGAGTTAGTAGATCCCGTACGTATTTCTATGCGTGTGATCGAAGGACTCTATGACAATGTGACGACCTCTGAGCTGGATACGCTGGCTGCTGAAACGGCAGCGACCATGACGACCACCCACCCGGATTATGCAAAACTGGCCGCTCGGATCTCGGTGTCGAACCTACACAAAAACACCAAGAAAACATTCAGTGAGGTCATGACTGACCTGTACGAGTACGTCAATCCACGTACGGGTAAAAAAGCACCCCTGATCGCTGATGACGTATATGCGGTTATCCAGGAGCACAAGGATAAATTGGACTCCATGATCATCTACAATCGTGATTTTGGATACGATTATTTTGGATTTAAAACGCTGGAGCGTTCTTACCTGCTTAAGATCAACGGGAACATAGCCGAACGCCCACAGCACATGCTGATGCGTGTTTCTTTAGGAATTCATCTCGATGATCTGGACGCCGTTAAGGAGACCTATGAGTTGATGTCGAAGAAATTCTTTACGCATGCAACGCCTACGCTCTTCAACTCTGGAACACCCAAGCCACAAATGTCGTCCTGTTTCTTATTGACCATGCAGGATGATAGCATTGATGGCATTTACGACACCTTAAAGCAAACTGCCAAGATCTCTCAAAGTGCGGGGGGAATCGGCCTTTCTATTCACAACATTCGAGCTACCGGATCATACATTGGTGGTACCAACGGTACTTCCAATGGGATCGTACCCATGCTTCGCGTCTACAATGACACAGCTCGTTATGTAGACCAAGGAGGCGGAAAGCGTAAAGGGTCTTTTGCCATTTACATGGAACCTTGGCATGCTGATATTTTTGAATTTCTAGACCTCAAAAAGAACCATGGAAAAGAGGAGATGCGCGCTCGCGATCTTTTTTACGCCATGTGGATCTCTGATCTGTTTATGAAACGGGTACAGGAGGATGGAGAATGGACTTTGATGTGTCCTAATGAGTGTCCTGGCTTATACGATTGTCACAGTGAAGAGTTCGAGAAGCTCTACACCGAGTATGAAGCAGCCGGAAAGGGAAGAAAGACGATCAAGGCGCGTGAGTTGTGGGAGAAAATACTCGAATCTCAGATTGAGACCGGAACTCCGTACATGCTTTATAAAGATGCAGCCAACCGTAAGTCCAATCAGCAGAATTTAGGAACGATCCGTTCGTCCAACCTCTGTACGGAAATTCTGGAGTACACCAGTAAAGATGAAGTAGCCGTATGTAACCTGGCTTCTATCGCGCTACCTATGTTTGTAAAAGACGGGGAGTTTGATCATAAGGAATTGTTCCGCATTACCAAACGCGTTACCCGCAACCTGAACAAGGTGATCGATCGTAACTATTATCCGATCAAGGAGGCTCGTAATTCGAATATGCGCCATCGGCCTATCGGACTTGGTGTTCAGGGGTTGGCAGATACTTTTATCAAGTTACGCCTTCCATTCACCAGTGACGAAGCGAAAAAGCTGAATCAGGACATTTTTGAAACCCTCTATTATGCCGCTGTAACCGCTTCAATGGAGTTGGCGCAAGAAGAAGGGCCTTACGAATCCTATGAAGGATCTCCCATTTCCCGAGGAGAGTTCCAGCACAACTTGTGGAACATCAAGGACGAAGAGCTCAGTGGACGTTGGGATTGGGCGAAATTACGCAAGGAAATCAAAAAGAACGGTGTGCGCAACTCGTTGTTGGTAGCGCCTATGCCCACGGCTTCTACCTCACAGATCCTTGGAAATAACGAAGCTTTTGAGCCGTATACCTCTAATATTTACACCCGTCGTGTACTCTCCGGAGAGTTTATTGTAGTTAATAAGCATCTATTGGAAGACTTAGTTGAACTCAATCTGTGGAGTGATGAGTTGAAGCAGGCGATCATGCGGGCTAATGGTTCCATCCAACACATTGATATCATTCCTCAGGAATTGAAAGAGCTGTACAAAACGGTGTGGGAATTGAGTATGAAAGACATCATCGATATGTCCCGTCATCGCGGATACTTTATCGATCAGTCCCAATCGCTCAACTTGTTTATGGAGAACGCCAATTTTGCGAAGCTTACCTCCATGCATTTCTACGCTTGGCAGAGTGGCTTAAAAACGGGAATGTATTACCTGAGAACCAAGTCGGCGGTAGATGCGATCAAGTTCACGCTGGACAACAAAAAGAAGGCACAGCCTACAGCCAGCGAGCAGCAAGTGGCCGCAAGGGCAGCTCAGAAAATGACCGCGGCGCAAGCCAAGCCGCAACCTGTGGAAGAACCCGCACAGCCTGTAGAAATGCAGGCCGTAGAACAAATGCAGGTCTTACAACAGGAACAATCGAAGGCAAAAGCTAAGGAGGTCGACACGACCCCCATGAGTGCTGACGAAATGAAAGAAATTATTGCCAGAGCCAAAGCGGCAGAAGGTGATGATGATTGCTTGATGTGTGGTTCGTAA